In Bosea vestrisii, the following are encoded in one genomic region:
- a CDS encoding MAPEG family protein has product MTLKLIYPALAQILWSFIVLVIMFLRRQKAFANREVRLADIAVSTERYPEPARLAAANFSNQFETPLLFFALILIAMHVGATGYVMAALAWAYVATRIVHTLIHTGSNRLQQRAIIFAVGVACLFFMWLGIVIAVV; this is encoded by the coding sequence ATGACGCTCAAGCTGATCTATCCTGCGCTGGCCCAGATCCTCTGGAGCTTCATCGTCCTCGTCATCATGTTCCTGCGGCGCCAGAAGGCCTTCGCCAACCGCGAGGTCCGGCTGGCGGATATCGCGGTCTCGACCGAACGCTATCCTGAGCCGGCGCGGCTCGCCGCGGCCAATTTCAGTAATCAGTTCGAGACCCCGCTGCTCTTCTTCGCGCTGATCCTGATCGCGATGCATGTCGGGGCGACCGGCTATGTCATGGCGGCACTGGCCTGGGCTTATGTCGCAACCCGAATTGTCCATACACTGATCCACACCGGCTCGAACAGGCTGCAACAACGCGCGATTATCTTCGCAGTCGGCGTCGCATGCCTGTTCTTTATGTGGCTCGGCATTGTGATTGCCGTCGTCTGA
- a CDS encoding efflux RND transporter periplasmic adaptor subunit, with protein MAVLTFGRVALFSAAGVLAAGAFLHVTGRPVPWPLDQVPYGKVIPAPAKPAATAAAPAAGSNRPGQANRPPVTIVTAKAERRPMPVRIDAIGTVQAISTVNIRSRVDSQIMAVEFRDGAMVNKGDVLFRLDSRQLEAQLRQAEASVARDKASLIAAESDLRRAEELSRREIATDQRLDTARTAVSTLRAAIRGGEAAVDSLRVQLSYYTISAPVSGRVGVAALKEGNIAKSGDSSAMLATINQIDPIYVSFAVAQRYLPEIREAMLAKTTAVQATQQGAGKGVEGTIAVLDNSVDATTGTIQIRASFDNADETLWPGALCQVRLTLRTEPDAVTVPREAVQTGQNGSYVFVIENGAARARPIVVSRNIEDRVVIASGLTGDETVVIDGQLLLTDGARTIERGRGGQSPPAPNLTSQRGSAG; from the coding sequence ATGGCAGTGCTGACTTTCGGGCGTGTGGCTCTGTTCTCGGCCGCGGGCGTTCTCGCCGCGGGCGCGTTTCTTCATGTGACCGGCCGCCCTGTTCCATGGCCGCTTGACCAGGTACCCTACGGCAAGGTGATCCCGGCGCCGGCAAAGCCGGCTGCAACCGCAGCCGCCCCCGCAGCCGGCAGTAATCGTCCGGGCCAGGCGAACCGGCCGCCGGTGACCATCGTCACCGCCAAGGCCGAGCGCCGCCCGATGCCCGTCCGGATCGATGCGATCGGCACGGTGCAGGCGATCTCCACCGTCAATATCCGCTCGCGTGTCGACAGCCAGATCATGGCGGTCGAGTTCCGCGACGGCGCCATGGTGAACAAGGGCGACGTATTGTTCCGGCTGGACTCGCGCCAGCTCGAGGCGCAGCTGCGCCAGGCCGAGGCCAGTGTCGCACGCGACAAGGCCTCGCTCATCGCGGCCGAGTCCGATCTGCGGCGGGCCGAGGAGCTTTCGCGGCGTGAGATCGCGACCGACCAGCGCCTCGACACCGCCCGCACCGCAGTGAGCACGCTACGCGCCGCGATCCGGGGCGGCGAAGCTGCTGTCGACAGCCTGCGCGTCCAGCTCAGCTATTACACGATCAGCGCTCCGGTCTCGGGACGGGTCGGCGTCGCCGCGCTGAAGGAAGGCAACATCGCCAAGAGCGGCGACAGTTCGGCGATGCTGGCGACGATCAACCAGATCGATCCGATTTATGTCAGCTTCGCCGTGGCGCAGCGCTATCTGCCGGAAATCCGCGAGGCGATGCTGGCGAAGACGACCGCCGTCCAGGCGACCCAGCAAGGCGCCGGCAAGGGCGTCGAAGGCACGATCGCGGTGCTCGACAATTCCGTCGACGCGACGACGGGTACGATCCAGATTCGTGCCAGCTTCGACAATGCCGACGAGACGCTCTGGCCCGGCGCGCTCTGCCAGGTCCGGCTGACGCTGAGGACAGAGCCCGACGCCGTCACGGTGCCGCGCGAGGCGGTCCAGACCGGGCAGAACGGCTCCTATGTCTTCGTGATCGAGAACGGCGCCGCCCGGGCTCGGCCGATCGTGGTCTCCCGCAATATCGAGGATCGCGTCGTCATCGCGTCGGGCCTGACCGGCGACGAGACCGTGGTGATCGACGGGCAACTGCTCCTGACCGATGGTGCGCGCACGATCGAGCGCGGCCGTGGCGGCCAGAGCCCGCCGGCGCCCAATCTGACCTCCCAGCGGGGGAGCGCCGGCTGA